In Anaeromicrobium sediminis, one genomic interval encodes:
- a CDS encoding S-layer homology domain-containing protein, producing MRRIISMILAIVVILTPISSWAAPPIFSGGVNNEYKYEEMVFITGEPIKFVGELKEKEKIKDNEKTITYTLKLTPEDKSIDGKLDRSITLITTYDKNKEKGQTIGQTIVDKYKESIKVGKDKYDLEDYQLSKSDVTDNRPASDFYSGNLTGRKYYEINRDEGEVIVTISGSNTGYYNFWGSTETLIINKDIESIKYTKDEDGNIDKESWNGNIEIQVSDSTTKTLRYNENKADLSSIDGGHMRVTESGMVSRIKYNMPYEDDDEIDNKRRVKRTIELSNKKVPKIERLLVPKFRDIEGHWAVNHIKKLYSLDVFDETSEFFAPDIPIKRVEFTKAIIRACDIRPSNEEEEKKRSRSRNKEPEVSPFKDVPVESPNYKYIKNALEKNIISGISKDLFAPEKSLTRAQAITILIRALGFQTKAPTPGFYTSFNDDNEIPGWAKEGIYVAKEIGIINGDMKGNIYPNKILTRAEASAMLVSFLGFLERDLQKDYRENIINYN from the coding sequence ATGAGAAGAATAATTTCTATGATCTTAGCAATAGTTGTAATACTTACACCTATTTCATCCTGGGCTGCGCCACCTATTTTTTCTGGTGGAGTTAACAATGAATACAAATATGAAGAAATGGTGTTCATAACGGGTGAGCCAATTAAATTTGTAGGAGAATTAAAGGAAAAGGAAAAAATTAAGGATAATGAAAAAACTATAACATATACACTAAAACTTACTCCAGAGGATAAAAGCATAGATGGTAAATTGGATAGAAGTATAACTTTAATTACCACATATGATAAAAACAAGGAAAAGGGTCAAACTATAGGTCAAACTATAGTGGATAAGTATAAGGAATCCATAAAAGTAGGGAAAGATAAATATGATTTAGAGGATTATCAACTATCTAAATCGGATGTGACAGATAACAGACCAGCTTCTGATTTTTATTCAGGTAATTTAACAGGGCGAAAATATTATGAAATAAATAGGGATGAAGGAGAAGTAATAGTAACTATAAGTGGTTCCAATACGGGATACTATAACTTTTGGGGTAGCACAGAAACCCTTATTATAAACAAAGATATAGAATCTATAAAGTATACTAAGGATGAAGATGGCAATATAGATAAGGAATCATGGAATGGAAACATAGAAATACAAGTAAGTGACAGCACAACTAAAACATTAAGATATAATGAGAACAAAGCAGATCTATCTAGTATAGATGGTGGTCACATGAGAGTTACTGAAAGTGGCATGGTATCTAGAATAAAATATAATATGCCCTATGAAGATGATGATGAAATAGATAACAAAAGAAGAGTAAAAAGAACTATAGAACTTAGTAATAAAAAGGTACCTAAAATAGAACGATTACTAGTTCCTAAATTTAGAGATATAGAAGGGCATTGGGCTGTAAATCATATCAAAAAGTTATATTCACTAGATGTATTTGACGAAACATCAGAATTTTTTGCACCAGATATACCAATTAAAAGGGTGGAATTTACTAAGGCCATAATAAGGGCTTGTGATATAAGACCTAGTAACGAAGAAGAGGAAAAGAAAAGAAGTCGTAGTAGAAATAAGGAACCTGAAGTATCACCATTTAAAGATGTACCTGTAGAAAGTCCAAATTACAAATATATAAAAAATGCTTTAGAGAAAAATATCATATCGGGCATATCTAAAGACTTATTTGCACCAGAAAAATCATTGACTAGAGCACAAGCCATAACCATATTAATAAGGGCTTTAGGTTTTCAAACTAAAGCACCTACACCAGGCTTTTACACTTCTTTTAATGACGACAATGAAATTCCTGGATGGGCAAAGGAAGGCATATATGTAGCAAAGGAAATTGGAATAATAAATGGAGATATGAAGGGGAATATTTACCCTAATAAAATATTAACTAGAGCAGAAGCTTCTGCCATGTTAGTTTCTTTCTTAGGATTCTTAGAAAGGGATTTACAAAAGGATTATAGAGAAAATATTATAAATTATAATTAA
- a CDS encoding CTP synthase has product MTKYIFVTGGVVSSLGKGITAASLGQLLKARGLKVTIQKFDPYINIDPGTMSPYQHGEVFVTEDGAETDLDLGHYERFIDINLGSYSSVTTGKIYWSVLNKERKGEYLGATVQVIPHITNEIKERVLRAGNQTNADVVITEIGGTVGDIESQPFLEAIRQIRYDVGKENVMYIHLTLLPYLGKAGEMKTKPTQHSVRELREIGIQTDVIVCRTEKPMSQELKDKISLFCNVDSKNVIQNTDAETLYEVPLMLEAEGLPEIVCNRLGLKCKEPDLTEWTAVVEKEKNLEDEITIALVGKYVELHDAYLSVAESLKHAGIANDTKVNIDWIHSEDITDENVESYLNDADGILVPGGFGDRGVEGKIAATRYARENKIPFLGICLGMQLAVVEFARNVAGLKDAHSFELNPHTPYPVIDLMPDQIDIEDMGGTLRLGVYPCKVFSDTLAEKAYGKNLIYERHRHRFEFNNKYRDKLTKAGLVISGLSPDERLVEIVEVKDHPWFVAGQFHPEFKSRPTKAHPLFKDFVGAAIKNK; this is encoded by the coding sequence ATGACAAAGTACATATTTGTAACTGGAGGGGTAGTATCCTCACTAGGAAAAGGAATCACAGCAGCATCACTAGGTCAGTTACTTAAGGCAAGAGGACTTAAAGTGACTATTCAAAAATTTGACCCATATATAAACATTGACCCAGGTACAATGAGCCCATACCAACATGGTGAAGTGTTTGTAACAGAAGACGGAGCAGAAACAGATTTAGATTTAGGCCACTATGAAAGATTCATAGATATAAACTTAGGAAGTTATAGTAGTGTGACTACGGGGAAAATCTATTGGTCCGTACTAAATAAAGAGAGAAAAGGTGAATATTTAGGAGCTACAGTTCAGGTAATTCCTCATATTACTAACGAAATTAAAGAAAGAGTACTTCGTGCAGGAAACCAAACTAATGCGGACGTGGTTATAACAGAAATTGGTGGAACTGTGGGAGATATTGAGAGTCAACCTTTTTTAGAAGCCATTAGACAAATTAGATATGATGTGGGTAAAGAAAACGTAATGTATATTCATTTAACATTACTTCCATACTTAGGAAAAGCAGGAGAGATGAAGACTAAGCCTACTCAACACTCCGTTAGGGAATTGAGAGAAATAGGTATTCAAACAGATGTGATCGTATGCAGAACTGAAAAACCAATGAGCCAAGAGTTAAAGGATAAAATAAGTCTTTTCTGTAATGTGGATTCTAAGAACGTAATTCAAAATACAGATGCAGAAACTCTATATGAAGTTCCTCTTATGTTAGAGGCAGAAGGATTGCCTGAAATAGTTTGTAATAGACTAGGATTAAAGTGTAAGGAGCCTGATTTAACAGAGTGGACAGCAGTAGTAGAAAAGGAAAAGAACTTAGAAGATGAGATTACTATAGCATTAGTTGGTAAGTATGTGGAACTACATGATGCATATCTTTCTGTGGCAGAGTCTTTAAAGCATGCAGGAATTGCAAATGATACTAAGGTGAATATAGATTGGATACACTCAGAGGATATTACAGATGAAAATGTGGAATCCTACTTAAATGATGCAGATGGTATACTAGTTCCTGGAGGATTTGGAGATAGAGGTGTAGAAGGTAAAATAGCAGCAACAAGATATGCTAGAGAAAATAAGATTCCTTTCTTAGGAATTTGTCTAGGAATGCAACTTGCAGTAGTAGAGTTTGCTAGAAATGTGGCTGGATTAAAGGATGCTCATAGTTTTGAGTTAAACCCACATACACCATATCCAGTTATTGACTTAATGCCAGACCAAATAGACATAGAAGATATGGGTGGAACCTTGAGACTCGGAGTATATCCATGTAAAGTATTCTCGGATACATTGGCAGAAAAGGCCTACGGAAAGAATTTAATCTATGAAAGACATAGACATAGATTCGAATTTAACAATAAATACAGAGATAAATTAACTAAGGCAGGTTTAGTTATAAGTGGACTATCTCCAGATGAAAGACTAGTTGAAATAGTGGAAGTAAAGGATCATCCTTGGTTTGTGGCTGGACAATTCCATCCAGAATTTAAATCAAGACCTACAAAGGCTCATCCATTATTCAAGGATTTTGTGGGAGCAGCTATTAAAAATAAATAG